The following are encoded together in the Citrus sinensis cultivar Valencia sweet orange chromosome 1, DVS_A1.0, whole genome shotgun sequence genome:
- the LOC102628598 gene encoding uncharacterized protein LOC102628598 isoform X2, which translates to MARIIDLGAKEPISNPRSPPCGSKELYILRKVNKKKAQLREKIPIERQSSKASEVSKKRSMEKCAVPIWGASSGRRKTMANPTQKTYSEKSENVGPRKEKYSDPLKGVQNEGLSKVLLPTNSDESESDGVVTKEDHKIGCKEILSKSCSTKEAFSGDREDNNAHVERNQKWRNDAAFSSGTSPLRMLSAESRAWLWKK; encoded by the exons ATGGCACGTATCATAGACTTAGGGGCCAAGGAGCCTATATCGAACCCAAGGTCTCCTCCCTGTGGGTCTAAGGAATTATATATTCTAAGGAAGgttaataaaaagaaggcACAACTTAGAGAGAAAATTCCTATTGAGAGACAAAGTAGCAAAGCTAGCGAGGTTTCTAAGAAGCGATCTATGGAGAAATGTGCTGTTCCCATTTGGGGGGCTTCATCTGGGCGTAGGAAGACAATGGCTAATCCTACACAAAAAACATATAGCGAGAAATCCGAAAATGTTGGTCCACGAAAGGAGAAATATTCTGATCCTTTGAAAGGGGTGCAAAATGAGGGGCTAAGCAAAGTTCTTCTTCCAACTAATTCTGATGAGTCGGAATCCGATG GAGTAGTGACGAAAGAGGACCATAAGATTGGTTGCAAGGAAATTTTATCTAAGAGCTGCTCGACTAAGGAAGCTTTTTCCGGTGACAGAGAAGACAACAATGCTCATGtagaaagaaatcaaaagtGGAGAAACGATG cTGCTTTCTCCAGTGGAACTTCTCCTTTGAGAATGTTGAGTGCGGAAAGCAGGGCATGGTTGTGGAAGAAGTAG
- the LOC102628882 gene encoding protein DETOXIFICATION 16-like, which yields MEREEQKSTLNSPLIQISSEEINNNHQTCSEKKKIIEEVKRQLWLSGPLISVSLLQFCLQMISVMFVGHLGELPLSGASMATSFATVTGFSFLVGLSSALETLCGQSYGAKQYHMLGIHMQRGMFVLLLISVPLALIWANTESLLVAAHQDSEISKEAGLYARYMIPSIFAYAILQCLVRFLQTQNIVFPMVLSSGITALLHILVCWILVFKSGLGSRGAALANSISYWINVLLLAIYVKFSSSCAKTWTGFSKEALNNVFNFVRLAIPSAVMVCLEMWSFEMMVLLSGLLPNPALETSVLSISLNTASTVWMIPFGLSGAASTRVSNELGAGHQEAARLAVCVVLVMAVTEGILVGSVLILIRNVWGYAYSNEIEVVKYVASMLPILAASNFLDGLQCVLSGIARGCGWQMIGAFVNLGSYYLVGIPSAILLAFLLHFGGRGLWLGIICGLIVQATSLGIITARTNWEKEAKKATDRVYNSAPPVEIVS from the exons ATGGAAAGAGAAGAGCAAAAGTCTACTTTGAATTCTCCTTTGATCCAAATATCATCAgaagaaataaacaataatCACCAAACTTGCAgtgaaaagaagaagataattgAGGAAGTGAAGAGGCAGCTATGGCTATCAGGGCCTTTAATCTCTGTCAGTTTGTTGCAGTTTTGTTTGCAGATGATATCTGTGATGTTCGTGGGTCACCTTGGGGAGTTACCTCTCTCTGGTGCTTCAATGGCTACTTCCTTTGCTACTGTTACTGGTTTCAGCTTCCTG GTGGGATTGTCAAGCGCATTGGAAACACTATGTGGCCAGTCATATGGAGCAAAGCAGTATCATATGCTCGGAATTCACATGCAAAGAGGCATGTTTGTTCTTTTACTTATTAGCGTACCCCTTGCTTTGATCTGGGCAAACACAGAATCCCTTTTAGTTGCTGCACACCAAGATTCTGAAATATCCAAAGAAGCAGGATTATATGCGCGTTATATGATCCCCAGTATTTTTGCATACGCCATTCTTCAGTGCCTTGTTCGATTCCTACAAACGCAGAACATTGTATTCCCAATGGTGCTAAGCTCGGGAATCACAGCTTTGCTGCACATTCTTGTGTGTTGGATACTGGTATTCAAGTCGGGTCTTGGAAGCAGAGGAGCTGCATTGGCAAACTCAATTTCCTACTGGATCAATGTTTTGTTATTGGCTATCTACgtcaaattttcttcttcgTGTGCAAAAACTTGGACAGGGTTTTCAAAGGAAGCCTTAAACaatgttttcaattttgttcgACTTGCAATTCCTTCAGCTGTTATGGTCTG CTTGGAGATGTGGTCATTTGAAATGATGGTTCTCCTCTCAGGCCTTCTTCCCAATCCGGCATTAGAGACATCAGTGCTTTCAATAAG CCTCAATACAGCTTCAACAGTTTGGATGATCCCCTTTGGACTTAGTGGAGCAGCGAG CACTCGGGTCTCAAATGAATTAGGAGCCGGACATCAAGAAGCTGCAAGATTAGCAGTTTGCGTTGTACTTGTCATGGCTGTTACAGAGGGCATTTTGGTGGGATCAGTGCTGATTTTGATACGCAACGTCTGGGGTTATGCTTATAGCAATGAAATTGAAGTGGTTAAATATGTAGCATCCATGTTGCCAATTCTTGCAGCTTCCAATTTCTTGGATGGACTTCAATGTGTTCtttcag GCATTGCTAGAGGATGCGGATGGCAGATGATTGGTGCATTTGTTAACCTTGGATCCTATTACTTGGTGGGAATTCCATCTGCTATTTTGTTGGCCTTCCTTCTTCACTTTGGCGGACGG GGGCTGTGGCTAGGTATTATTTGTGGCCTCATTGTGCAAGCGACATCTCTTGGCATTATTACCGCACGCACTAATTGGGAGAAGGAG GCAAAGAAAGCAACGGATAGAGTCTACAACTCAGCACCCCCTGTGGAAATAGTGTCCTGA
- the LOC102628598 gene encoding uncharacterized protein LOC102628598 isoform X1: MARIIDLGAKEPISNPRSPPCGSKELYILRKVNKKKAQLREKIPIERQSSKASEVSKKRSMEKCAVPIWGASSGRRKTMANPTQKTYSEKSENVGPRKEKYSDPLKGVQNEGLSKVLLPTNSDESESDENHDEYLFRSTKGVVTKEDHKIGCKEILSKSCSTKEAFSGDREDNNAHVERNQKWRNDAAFSSGTSPLRMLSAESRAWLWKK; the protein is encoded by the exons ATGGCACGTATCATAGACTTAGGGGCCAAGGAGCCTATATCGAACCCAAGGTCTCCTCCCTGTGGGTCTAAGGAATTATATATTCTAAGGAAGgttaataaaaagaaggcACAACTTAGAGAGAAAATTCCTATTGAGAGACAAAGTAGCAAAGCTAGCGAGGTTTCTAAGAAGCGATCTATGGAGAAATGTGCTGTTCCCATTTGGGGGGCTTCATCTGGGCGTAGGAAGACAATGGCTAATCCTACACAAAAAACATATAGCGAGAAATCCGAAAATGTTGGTCCACGAAAGGAGAAATATTCTGATCCTTTGAAAGGGGTGCAAAATGAGGGGCTAAGCAAAGTTCTTCTTCCAACTAATTCTGATGAGTCGGAATCCGATG AAAATCATGATGAATATCTTTTTCGATCCACCAAAGGAGTAGTGACGAAAGAGGACCATAAGATTGGTTGCAAGGAAATTTTATCTAAGAGCTGCTCGACTAAGGAAGCTTTTTCCGGTGACAGAGAAGACAACAATGCTCATGtagaaagaaatcaaaagtGGAGAAACGATG cTGCTTTCTCCAGTGGAACTTCTCCTTTGAGAATGTTGAGTGCGGAAAGCAGGGCATGGTTGTGGAAGAAGTAG